One stretch of Miscanthus floridulus cultivar M001 chromosome 18, ASM1932011v1, whole genome shotgun sequence DNA includes these proteins:
- the LOC136523855 gene encoding protein trichome birefringence-like 19 has protein sequence MKKFHEIKLPYTTQCAIPAAVLLVTCLVILAFVILPDREMLPPPSVTDTDGHGGGNLSSCNIFKGEWVPDPGAPRYTTETCPVIHGHYDCMRYGRPDLGFVRWRWRPAGCELPRFDAARFLRAMRGKSMAFVGDSLARNQMHSLVCLLARAEQPAPRTNAFRFESHGFAVSLLWSPFLVRAVETDPDGPTRSGAGLWSLHLDEPDPGWAARAGEFDYVVVSAGSWFFRPSVFHVHGRVVGCNGCLAPNVTDLTLRYSLRMAFRTALRAAADALPGTGRRRSRSGRTVVVRTLSPSHYENGTWNEDADCARVRPLRRGEWEMNAVEKDMYAIQAEEFGAARRASKGARLLLLDATEAMALRPDAHPSKYRLWQPDRFNVSRDCLHWCLPGAMDACNDMLLHMLLR, from the coding sequence ATGAAGAAGTTTCATGAGATTAAGCTTCCATACACCACACAGTGTGCCATTCCCGCCGCTGTCCTGCTTGTGACGTGCCTTGTGATCCTTGCATTCGTGATCCTGCCTGACCGCGAGATGCTGCCGCCGCCGTCGGTGACCGACAccgatggccatggcggtggcaaCCTGTCATCGTGTAACATCTTCAAGGGCGAGTGGGTGCCGGACCCGGGCGCGCCGCGCTACACCACGGAGACGTGCCCGGTGATCCACGGCCACTACGACTGCATGCGGTACGGCAGGCCGGACCTCGGCTTCGTTCGGTGGCGGTGGCGTCCCGCGGGGTGCGAGCTGCCCCGCTTCGACGCGGCGCGGTTCCTCCGCGCGATGAGGGGCAAGTCCATGGCGTTCGTCGGCGACTCGCTTGCCAGGAACCAGATGCACTCGCTGGTGTGCCTCCTGGCGCGCGCCGAGCAGCCGGCGCCGAGGACCAACGCGTTCCGCTTCGAGAGCCACGGGTTCGCCGTCTCCCTGCTCTGGTCGCCGTTCCTCGTGCGCGCCGTCGAGACGGACCCGGACGGCCCGACGCGGAGCGGGGCGGGGCTGTGGAGCCTCCACCTCGACGAGCCGGACCCCGGGTGGGCGGCGCGCGCCGGCGAGTTCGACTACGTGGTGGTCTCGGCGGGGAGCTGGTTCTTCCGCCCGTCCGTGTTCCACGTGCACGGCCGCGTCGTCGGGTGCAACGGCTGCCTCGCGCCCAACGTCACCGACCTCACGCTCCGGTACTCTCTCCGGATGGCGTTCCGGACCGCGCTCCGCGCAGCCGCGGACGCGCTGCCCGGCACTGGGCGGCGGCGCTCCAGGTCCGGGAGGACGGTGGTCGTGCGCACGCTCTCGCCGTCGCACTACGAGAACGGGACGTGGAACGAGGACGCCGACTGCGCGCGGGTGCGGCCGCTCAGGCGCGGCGAGTGGGAGATGAACGCGGTGGAAAAGGACATGTACGCGATACAGGCGGAGGAGTTCGGGGCGGCGAGGAGGGCGAGCAAAGGGGCCAGGTTGCTGCTGCTCGACGCCACGGAGGCGATGGCGCTGCGGCCGGACGCGCACCCGAGCAAGTATCGTCTGTGGCAGCCCGACCGGTTCAACGTGTCGCGCGACTGCTTGCACTGGTGCCTGCCCGGCGCCATGGACGCCTGCAACGACATGCTGCTCCACATGTTGTTGCGTTAG
- the LOC136519773 gene encoding E3 ubiquitin-protein ligase ATL41-like produces MIMTNPAAILSVALLIVGVSLLLVLHVLVVFWAMRRGLVSRGTGQHANQERVEDGHGRGLSPGELVTLPCHVFKSADSGAAAGDCAVCLEAFQAGDRCRQLPRCEHSFHADCVDSWLRKSSACPVCRADVVDRPPKGEPKAAASSGVLGMAERRSSIPALEIVTER; encoded by the coding sequence ATGATCATGACCAACCCAGCCGCAATCCTCTCCGTGGCGCTGCTCATCGTGGGCGTCTCTCTGCTGCTCGTCCTCCACGTCCTCGTTGTTTTCTGGGCCATGCGGCGGGGACTCGTCTCCCGCGGCACCGGCCAGCACGCCAACCAGGAGCGCGTGGAGGACGGCCACGGCCGGGGACTGTCGCCCGGCGAGCTCGTCACGCTTCCTTGCCACGTCTTCAAGTCTGCAGACAGCGGGGCGGCCGCCGGGGACTGCGCGGTCTGCCTTGAGGCGTTCCAGGCCGGCGACCGGTGCAGGCAGCTGCCGCGGTGCGAGCACAGCTTCCACGCGGACTGCGTGGACTCGTGGCTGAGGAAGAGCAGCGCGTGCCCAGTGTGCCGTGCCGACGTGGTGGACAGGCCGCCCAAGGGCGAGCCGAAGGCGGCGGCCTCATCAGGGGTCCTGGGGATGGCGGAGAGAAGAAGCTCGATCCCCGCGTTGGAGATCGTCACTGAAAGATAA
- the LOC136522352 gene encoding senescence-specific cysteine protease SAG39-like: MATLKALILAILGFAFFCCAALAARDLNDDSAMVARHEQWMAQYNRVYKDATEKAQRFEVFKANVKFIESFNAGENRKFWLGVNQFVDLTNDEFRATKTNKGFKPSPVKIPTGFRYENVSVDALPATIDWRTKGAVTPIKDQGQCGCCWAFSAVAATEGIVKISTGKLTSLSEQELVDCDVHGEDQGCEGGLMDDAFKFIIKNGGLTTESSYPYTAADGKCKSGSNSAATIKAYEDVPANNEAALMKAVANQPVSVAVDGGDMTFQFYSGGVMTGSCGTDLDHGIAAIGYGTTSDGTKYWLMKNSWGTTWGENGYLRMEKDISDKRGMCGLAMEPSYPTE; encoded by the exons ATGGCCACCCTCAAGGCATTAATCTTGGCAATCCTCGGCTTCGCCTTCTTCTGCTGTGCAGCCCTCGCTGCTCGCGACCTAAACGACGACTCAGCCATGGTGGCGAGGCATGAGCAGTGGATGGCGCAGTACAACCGCGTCTACAAAGACGCCACCGAGAAGGCTCAGCGGTTTGAGGTGTTCAAGGCTAATGTTAAGTTCATCGAGTCGTTTAACGCTGGTGAGAACCGTAAGTTCTGGCTCGGCGTCAACCAGTTCGTCGACCTTACCAACGATGAGTTCAGGGCTACCAAGACCAACAAGGGCTTCAAACCCAGCCCTGTGAAGATCCCTACCGGATTTAGGTATGAGAATGTTAGCGTCGATGCGCTTCCGGCGACCATCGACTGGAGGACCAAGGGTGCCGTCACTCCCATCAAGGATCAAGGCCAATGTG GCTGCTGCTGGGCGTTCTCAGCCGTGGCTGCCACAGAAGGCATCGTGAAAATCAGCACCGGCAAGCTCACCTCCCTCTCGGAACAAGAGTTGGTGGATTGCGATGTCCATGGTGAGGATCAAGGTTGTGAGGGTGGTTTGATGGACGATGCTTTCAAGTTTATCATCAAGAACGGCGGCCTAACCACGGAGTCTAGCTATCCTTACACAGCTGCAGATGGCAAGTGCAAGAGTGGATCAAATAGTGCTGCAACCATCAAGGCCTACGAGGATGTGCCTGCAAACAATGAGGCTGCGCTGATGAAGGCCGTGGCCAACCAACCCGTGTCGGTGGCAGTGGACGGCGGAGACATGACGTTTCAGTTCTACTCTGGTGGTGTGATGACTGGCTCATGCGGTACTGACCTGGACCATGGGATTGCAGCCATTGGTTATGGAACGACCAGTGATGGCACCAAGTACTGGCTGATGAAGAACTCATGGGGCACGACTTGGGGCGAGAATGGTTACCTGAGAATGGAGAAGGATATTTCGGACAAGAGGGGCATGTGTGGCCTAGCCATGGAGCCTTCCTACCCCACTGAGTAG
- the LOC136520528 gene encoding UDP-glycosyltransferase 90A1-like, with amino-acid sequence MASSSPSSSTLRHVAMLPFMAKGHAMPMLHLTRLLLRRGLASAVTLLATPREASFIRAGVAGIPGAAVLELPFPSSSAGPQSMEELPSASESHFLDLISATAALRPVFADALARLEPRPDLLVHDGFLPWAKDAADGLGVPRLVSLGMGAFSCYVTLAVLAQKPHARVSSPWEPFEVDGLPGLQLTTADLNPPFDDPEPAGRHWDFICESGVATASSWGTILNSFHELESLYIDKMNQLENSPKVWPVGPLCLVTEPAVQTTLDANLAGWLDSRLAMKRPVLYVAFGSQANLSRAQLEEIAAGLDRSGVDFVWVLRSKWFDGEDRVEGRFGDRGIVLQGFVDQLGVLRHKAIKGFFSHCGWNSVTESISMGVPILAFPLAAEQKMNAKFVVDVLGAGLRVWPSNRRHDDDGGSEGGGEMVASREDIGALARELILGEGGKHAAARAAELAASARTAMDAGGSSFENLELMVRAVISGTSRVEASSE; translated from the coding sequence ATGGCTTCTTCCTCACCATCGTCCTCGACGCTCCGGCACGTGGCGATGCTCCCCTTCATGGCAAAGGGCCACGCCATGCCGATGCTGCACCTGACCCGCCTGCTCCTGCGCCGGGGCCTCGCGTCGGCGGTCACCTTGCTGGCCACCCCGCGGGAGGCGTCCTTCATCCGCGCGGGCGTCGCGGGGATCCCCGGCGCGGCCGTCCTCGAGCTGCCGTTCCCGTCCTCATCCGCGGGCCCGCAGAGCATGGAGGAGCTGCCCTCCGCCTCCGAGTCCCACTTCCTGGATCTCATCTCCGCCACCGCGGCGCTCCGTCCGGTGTtcgcggacgcgctggcgcggCTGGAGCCCCGGCCGGACCTGCTCGTCCACGACGGCTTCCTCCCGTGGGCCAAGGACGCCGCCGACGGCCTCGGCGTGCCCCGGCTCGTCTCGCTCGGTATGGGCGCCTTCTCCTGCTACGTCACGCTCGCCGTGCTGGCGCAGAAGCCGCACGCGCGCGTGAGCTCGCCGTGGGAACCGTTCGAGGTCGACGGCTTGCCGGGGCTCCAGCTCACGACGGCCGACCTGAACCCGCCATTCGACGACCCGGAGCCAGCCGGTCGTCACTGGGACTTCATCTGTGAGAGCGGTGTAGCCACGGCCTCCAGCTGGGGCACTATCCTCAATTCCTTCCATGAGCTCGAGTCACTCTACATTGACAAAATGAACCAGCTGGAGAACTCGCCGAAGGTGTGGCCGGTTGGTCCGCTGTGTCTCGTCACGGAACCGGCGGTGCAGACAACCCTGGATGCAAATCTAGCCGGCTGGCTCGACTCCAGGCTCGCCATGAAGCGGCCGGTTCTGTACGTCGCATTCGGCTCCCAAGCTAACCTGAGCCGGGCGCAGCTAGAGGAGATCGCGGCCGGACTGGACAGGTCCGGTGTGGATTTCGTATGGGTGCTCCGGTCCAAATGGTTTGATGGAGAGGACCGGGTCGAAGGGCGGTTCGGAGACAGGGGTATAGTGTTACAAGGCTTTGTCGACCAGCTTGGTGTCCTGAGGCACAAGGCCATCAAGGGCTTCTTCAGTCACTGTGGGTGGAACTCGGTGACCGAAAGCATCAGCATGGGGGTTCCGATTCTTGCGTTCCCGTTGGCGGCAGAGCAGAAGATGAACGCCAAGTTCGTCGTCGACGTGCTCGGAGCCGGACTCAGGGTTTGGCCATCCAACAGAAggcacgacgacgacggtggcagCGAGGGCGGCGGGGAAATGGTTGCAAGCCGAGAAGACATCGGGGCATTGGCACGGGAGCTCATcttgggagagggagggaagcaCGCGGCGGCTAGAGCAGCTGAGCTCGCAGCTTCTGCTAGAACGGCGATGGACGCCGGCGGTTCCTCGTTTGAAAACCTGGAGCTGATGGTGCGTGCAGTCATCAGTGGCACTAGCAGGGTTGAGGCTAGTTCAGAGTGA
- the LOC136519564 gene encoding solanidine UDP-glucose glucosyltransferase 1-like, producing the protein MASSSPSSSTLRHVAMLPFMAKGHAMPMLHLTRLLLRRGLASAVTLLATPREASFIRAGVAGIPGAAVLELPFPSSSASPQSMEGLPSASESHFLDLISATAALRPVFADALARLEPRPDLLVHDGFLPWAKDAADGLGVPRLVSLATSSKSTSAVLSLELERHGRTSELLCRAIDASERERCGLTSPTVLLKARTAHIAALCCALASLLLAWSAQVRGATPLRRDRGGALRGRSEILFVLSVAPTVLLLLFGLLCIGAGGCTGSVAWSLLSTRCSVSCFRCCGHGVQPISVLVTRVLSSVGV; encoded by the exons ATGGCTTCTTCCTCACCATCGTCCTCGACGCTCCGGCACGTGGCGATGCTCCCGTTCATGGCAAAGGGCCACGCCATGCCGATGCTGCACCTGACCCGCCTGCTCCTGCGCCGGGGCCTCGCGTCGGCGGTCACCTTGCTGGCCACCCCGCGGGAGGCGTCCTTCATCCGCGCGGGCGTCGCGGGGATCCCCGGCGCGGCCGTCCTCGAGCTGCCGTTCCCGTCCTCATCCGCGAGCCCGCAGAGCATGGAGGGGCTGCCCTCCGCCTCCGAGTCCCACTTCCTGGATCTCATCTCCGCCACCGCGGCGCTCCGTCCGGTGTtcgcggacgcgctggcgcggCTGGAGCCCCGGCCGGACCTGCTCGTCCACGACGGCTTCCTCCCGTGGGCCAAGGACGCCGCCGACGGCCTCGGCGTGCCCCGGCTCGTCTCGCTCG CCACGTCATCCAAATCCACTAGCGCCGTCCTCTCCTTGGAACTGGAGAGACACGGACGGACTTCTGAACTCCTCTGCCGAGCAATTGATGCATCTGAGCGTGAGCGATGCGGACTCACCTCTCCTACAGTCTTACTTAAAGCCAGGACTGCCCACATCGCCGCTCTCTGCTGTGCCTTGGCCTCGCTCCTCCTCGCCTGGAGCGCTCAGGTCAGAGGGGCTACTCCACTACGGCGAGATCGTGGTGGCGCGTTGCGAGGCCGCTCTGAGATCCTCTTCGTCCTCAGTGTGGCGCCCACCGTCCTGCTACTCCTCTTCGGGCTTCTTTGCATCGGGGCCGGGGGCTGCACAGGGTCTGTAGCCTGGAGCCTTCTCTCCACTCGGTGCTCTGTAAGTTGCTTCCGATGCTGTGGTCATGGTGTTCAACCAATTTCAGTCTTGGTGACGAGGGTTCTGAGTTCAGTTGGTGTGTAG